The DNA region AAGAACAGAAAGCTGAGATTCACTAAAGAGACGtaactcttcttctctgacaGCGGCTGGTGACTCTAACTCAGCAGCAACTGATAGACCGTCTGATGGAGTGACTGACACGACTACTAGTCCCACCCCTACTGATAGTACTACCACTGACAGTATTATAACTACTGACACTACTACGACTGGCGCTACTGTACCTGATGCTACTACCCCTCCTGAGAGTTTTACCACTACTGACCTTACTACAACTACAGACAGTTTTACaactatatttatgtatacatttacttCTGATGCAGCTTCTACAAGCATAGTGAGTCCAACTGTCACAATTACAGCCAGTACTTCTACTTCCACTGACACATGGAGTACTGCAGAAACAAGTACTAGCAGTTATACTATCACTGACACATGGAGTATTGCAGAAACAAGTACGAGCGGTGATACTACCACTGAAACATGGAGTACTGCAGAAACAGGTACTAGTAGTGATACTACCACTGACACATGGAGTACTGCAGAAACAAGTACTAGCAGTTATACTATTACTGGCACGTGGAGTACTGCAGAAACAAGTACTAATAGGGACACTACTACTGATACATTGAGTGCTGCAGAAACAAGTACTAGCGGTGATACTACCACTGACACATGGAGTACTGCAGAAACAAGTACTAGTAGTGATACTACCACTGACACATGGAGTATTGCAGAAACAGGTACTAGTAGTGATACTACTACTGACACATGGAGTACTGCCGAAACAAGTACTAGCAGTTATACTATTACTGACACATGGAGTACTGCAGAAACAAGTACTAGTTGTGATACTACCACTGTGTTTGACACGGACAGTGTTCTTACTATCACGACTGATACGATTCCCACAACTTACTTCATTAGTAGAAGTGATACTGGGGACTTTCCTGAAGTTGGTGTAGCTTCTACTACTGCACCAGTTGACACTGGTACTACAGTTTTTACTACTGTTAGTACTACCGACTCTGATGCGTTTCCAGACTTTAGCAGTACAGCAGGGCCTTCAGCGGACAAAGCTCTGGAGACAGGAGACGCTCTGTACAAAGATCCCACAACTCCCAGTAACAGTATTAGCCCCTCCAGTCCCACCAGTTACACCAGTACCAACAGCCCCACTATCCCAGGCCGCAGTACTGACTCTGAGGTGTCTATTTCTGACCCAGTGACTCCGCCCTCTGACTCCACTTCCTCACCAGACAACACAGACTTCACCCTCTCTGGGATTAGTACTACGTTACCTGGTGATGGGACAACAACATCAACCGGAGCACCATCAACCACAACAACGATAATCCCAGAAATAACCACAGCCAGTGACAAGGCTTCATCTGGAGGTACTGCATCCACTGGGGTGGCTGGAGATGCTCCACCTACTGCACGAGCAGGAGCTGACAAGACTTCTCCTGATGTACCTCCTCCTGATGTTCCTCTTGATGTACCTCCTGATGTACCTCCTCCTGATGTATCATCGTTTGATGTACCTCCTGATGTATCATCGTTTGATGTACCTCCTGATGTACCACCTCCTGATGTACCTCTTGATGTACCTCCTGATGTACCGCCTTCTGATGTACTACTTCCTGATGAACCACCGTCTGATGTACCTCCTGATGTACCATCTCTTGATGTACCTCCTGATGTATCTCCTGATGTACCGCCTTTTGATGTATCTCTTCCGGATGAACGACCGTCTGATGTATCTCCTGATGTACCACCTCCAAAAGTAACATCTGTTGATGTAGCTCCTGATTTACCTCCTGATTTGGCATCTCTTGATGTACCTCCTCTAGATACTCTTTCTCCAAATGTTTCTCCAGAAGCTCCCTCCTCTGGGACTCCAGATATTCCGATAGATGCACCTCCTCCTGATGTACGTCCTGATGTACCATCTCTTGATGTACCTCCTCCGGATGTTCCTTCTCCGAATGTTCCTCCAGATGAGCCCCCCTCTAGGACTCCAGATATTCTGATAGATGCAGCTCCTCCTGATCTACCACCTCCTGATCTACCTTCTCCTGATCTACCTCCTACAGATGTACCTATTCCTGATATACTTCTTCCGGATATTCCTTCAGAAGCGCCCTCCTCTAGGACTCCAGATATTCTGATAGATGTACCTTTTCCGGATGTTCCTTCTGAAGATGTACCTCCTGCAGATGTACCTCCTTCAGATGTACCTCCTGCGGATGTACCTTCAGGTGATGTACCTTCTCCAGACTTACCAACTCCGGATTTACCCCCTCCCGACGCTCCTGTAGATTCCTTGTTGCCTCCCTCTGTAGGAGGAGGGGATGCTGCACTCGAAACAAGCTCCACCACCATAGAACCGTCTGGCCCAGCTGGTGACTTGGCCCGTGTGGACTTCAGCTTCCCTATCCCTGGACCAGATTCTGGACCGTTGCCTGCCGGTGATCCTGGGAACATTACAGATGACTTCCGTGGATCGTTTGATGTACCTGGATCAAATTCAGTCGAATCTGGACTTGATTCTGTCTCAGCAGAACTAGATGCAGAGGAGGTTGGAAAAGGTGGAATGGAATCACCTTCACCTGAAACCCCTCCACCAGATAGTACAAGGCCTGGTCCAGATTATAGACCGGGTTTTCCTCAAGCAGTAGATCTTTCCACAGCTCGGAGGGAAGGAAAGTCTTCTGGAGAGGATTCAGCTGCCGGTGAACCAGTAGGATATTCCGAGTCAGATGAAAAGAAAGACTCTAAAcaagagaagacaggagagcaAAAAGAGGACAAAGGTACAAAATGAGCGACACAAATACAGTGTACAATATGTTTAAGAACACTGGCTAAACATTCAGAGATTTACTTTTACATCTTAGTTGAGTTTGAGTTTTTTTCTTGATCTTAGAAAAAGCAGCTTGACAAAAGAGACGTAAGAAAAAGTACAACTTATATGTTGTCTCCAAAGCCTTTAGCAAAATATTGTGGCATTCCTGAGTGTGAATACATGTGGATGATGAATCACCACAAAAGATAACATGACTTCTATATCACTAAAACATTGTCCATTGTGGTAGATTATTGACATGAAGCAGTTATCATGTCAGTGCACATATTTTCATAAAGGAAATCAGGTCCATCACACTCATTAGGCTCTGCGGTCcgtatttttatacatatttcacACTATTCCTTCTCTGTTAACCTGACAGTCACTGAGGCcgaagaggaaacaaaaaaggaaacaaaatatggaagggagaaagataaaaaaggcAACGAAAAAAAAGGTACAACGCTGGCTTTAGTAACAACAGTACTAGTATTAGTTTATGTATTAGTATAAGTATTAGTataagtattagtattagtgaaagtattattattagtattattattattattattagtcatagtattagtattagtcatagtattagtagtagtgcTGGTCTAAGTATTAGTGAAAGTATTAGTGATAGCATTAGTGACAGTATTAGCATTAGTATTATTACTAGTATTTGTATtagtgatattattattattattagtagtagtaatagtattagtcatagtattagtactagtattagtattattacaaGTATTTGTATTAGtgatagtattattattagtattagtattagagatagtattagtattagtgctagtattagtagtagtagtagtgcctgtattagtattattactaGTATTAGTATCGCGAGTAGTATTACTATTAGttacagtattagtattagtagtagcgctagtattagtattattactagtattagtattagtgaTAGTAttggtattagtattagtattaatatcggtagtagtattagtattagtagtactaACAGTACTTCTGATACACAGACCTGTTGGTCTAACCCTGTCTCCCACATAattatgttattacattattacattatttttgttattttgttccATTAACGttgtacatttaaacaaaacaaagcacaaacGCAGAAacctacttggttatgttttgGCATTAGTTTGATTATTGAAGTAATGTACGTAAATTAAAATTAGTGAACGTTGATGACAATATGAAGTGAAAGATAAGGTCAGTAGCTGAGCACTGATTGGTTAGTgcctgttgccatggttacaATCCTGGTTCTGTGTCCAAAGCAACCCAGAAGATTCTGATTCCAGGAGGACCAAAGTTCAGTCAGCTGTCCAAAATCGCCTACGTCACCTTCCAGGGTAAGACCACCTCTGACAAAAGGACCTCTCCCCTGTAAACAGACCACTCTCCTCTAAAGAGACCTTTCCTCTTtactccacctgtctgtctgacacctgtctgtgtgctgtatGTTTAATTTCCTCCACACTGTGAAGTGGGCGCTGCTGTGTGAGCGTCATCACACTGATCCGATTGGGCAACGATCAGCAACCAGCATCGGAGCACCAAGGCTTCatctccaggtgtgtgtgtgtgtgtgtttctccctcAGACTGCGAGTGTAACGCTCACTCTAACCGCTGCAGCTACATCGACTTCATCAACGTGGTCACATGTGTgagctgcaaacacaacacacgaGGACAGAGCTGCCAGTTCTGCAGACTGGGACACTACAGGAACACCTCACTGCAGCTGGACCACCAGGACGTGTGTGTGGGTCagtaacacagagacacagagagacagagagatacagagcggcacacacagaaacacacatacagagacacagagagacagacacagagacagacacacaaagacacagacagagagagacagcgacagagacagcgagacagacacagagacagcgacagagagagagagagagagagacagcgacagagagacagcgacagagagacagagagacagcgacagagagacagagagacagcgacagagagagagagacagcgacagagagagagagagagagacagcgacagagagagagagagagagacagcgacagagagagagagagagagagagagacagacagagacagacagagagatacagagcggcacacacagaaagacacacaaagacatagagacagagagacagacagagagagagagagacagagagagagagagagacagacacagacacagacagagagagagacagacagagagggacagcgaacagagaggcagagagacagacacagagagacagacagacagacagacagacagaggcttTGTTGGCTTGAATGTTTCAAGAAAGTGTtgtcaaaacagaaaaataacaaagtgCACAGTATTACTGAATAtaaccccaccccaccccagaGTGCGGCTGCGACCTGCAGCGCAGCGTGTCTCCTCACTGCTCAGACTCCGGTCTCTGTCAGTGTCGAGCTGGAGCCACAGGGCGGCGCTGTGACGCCTGCCTACCTGGATACACCTGGAGAGGAGGTGTCTGCACAGGTACACAGAAGCACctgatgttaatgtttaaataatataattttaaatgttattaatagcccccccccctcccagtgAACGTGTGTGACGAGGAGCGCTTGATTTGTCAGAATGGAGGAACCTGTGTTGACCTGCAGCGCTGCATCTGTCCAGACAGCTTCACAGGTAAACACTCACCTGGATGATGTCACAGCTCAGGTGTGTGATGATATCACTAATGATGTCGTTTGTGCAGGTGTGTTCTGTGAGAAGAGAGTCTGTCTGAAGAAGGGCGGTTGCCAGGACGACTCTGagggctcctcctcctctctgacaTCACACCTGTACCTGCTGACCCTTggcctgctctgctccacccactgatgacatcacagagGGCTGAACATTAATGATGTCATTACACCTGTTATTTCCTTTAACGTATGGATTTATATAAACAGAAACTTcagatattaatgtttttatttttaattgcagttgtatttttgttttttgcttcgTATACCCTCCGTcccaaaatgtgctttttatcggtcagatgaagacaaacacttcctgtcagGACACGGATGAAGCTTCTGATTGGACAAACACTTCGAATCATCGGTGTGTCTCCtactctctgattggctgaacgTCTCCCCTCAGCCCTGCGTTCTGATTGGTGAAGACTGGTGACATCATACAGACAAACGGTTACCATGGAGTCACACtgagttgttgtgttttttgtactttttttttacagtttttttgtgtgtttgttgtgactgaaaaggttaaaacTGTAATTAATGGAGAGGAAATGCATATAAAGATAAAGACGAGGAAACAGCACCACCTGCTGACAAACTGCAgaataaacaatacaaatgacATGTTTATGATAATTCAGCTGCAGGAAGTaaaattttaaatgtttaaaataaatatatatctgatttaaagtaataaaactCTTCACCTGTATTCTCTTGTTGTCTCCACGAATTAATAAAGATTTAAACtaatttcacttttattca from Cottoperca gobio chromosome 9, fCotGob3.1, whole genome shotgun sequence includes:
- the LOC115013273 gene encoding mucin-5AC-like isoform X10; translation: MPVPLPHLTTLLPLLPLFLLPAVAWCQAGGQFDLCRSLRGSEAGPGWELYPCQPPPANMKEVMQIRVDPPGITCGNPPERFCTLENPYLCSDECDASSPDLSHPPQLMGDRERGGLITYWQTVTWSRFPEPLLANITLSWNKSLEVVDDIVVTFEYGRPTSMVLEKSMDKGVTWQPYQYYADDCLEAFGMSPKRVSDLAPSNLTRVICTEQYSRWVGAKEERVVVFEVRARFGVFAGPKLINMDALYTRMETMKGLRDFFTFTNLRLRLLRPALGGTYVQRDNLLKYFYAISNIDVPARCKCNLHASQCVLRDATLQCECDHNTSGQDCQRCSRGFESRSWRPGSYLPLPKGTANTCTYLNTHRQHPYVPEHTANTCEAAETAATAGDSNSAATDRPSDGVTDTTTSPTPTDSTTTDSIITTDTTTTGATVPDATTPPESFTTTDLTTTTDSFTTIFMYTFTSDAASTSIVSPTVTITASTSTSTDTWSTAETSTSSYTITDTWSIAETSTSGDTTTETWSTAETGTSSDTTTDTWSTAETSTSSYTITGTWSTAETSTNRDTTTDTLSAAETSTSGDTTTDTWSTAETSTSSDTTTDTWSIAETGTSSDTTTDTWSTAETSTSSYTITDTWSTAETSTSCDTTTVFDTDSVLTITTDTIPTTYFISRSDTGDFPEVGVASTTAPVDTGTTVFTTVSTTDSDAFPDFSSTAGPSADKALETGDALYKDPTTPSNSISPSSPTSYTSTNSPTIPGRSTDSEVSISDPVTPPSDSTSSPDNTDFTLSGISTTLPGDGTTTSTGAPSTTTTIIPEITTASDKASSGGTASTGVAGDAPPTARAGADKTSPDVPPPDVPLDVPPDVPPPDVSSFDVPPDVSSFDVPPDVPPPDVPLDVPPDVPPSDVLLPDEPPSDVPPDVPSLDVPPDVSPDVPPFDVSLPDERPSDVSPDVPPPKKLPPLGLQIFR
- the LOC115013273 gene encoding uncharacterized protein LOC115013273 isoform X7, with translation MPVPLPHLTTLLPLLPLFLLPAVAWCQAGGQFDLCRSLRGSEAGPGWELYPCQPPPANMKEVMQIRVDPPGITCGNPPERFCTLENPYLCSDECDASSPDLSHPPQLMGDRERGGLITYWQTVTWSRFPEPLLANITLSWNKSLEVVDDIVVTFEYGRPTSMVLEKSMDKGVTWQPYQYYADDCLEAFGMSPKRVSDLAPSNLTRVICTEQYSRWVGAKEERVVVFEVRARFGVFAGPKLINMDALYTRMETMKGLRDFFTFTNLRLRLLRPALGGTYVQRDNLLKYFYAISNIDVPARCKCNLHASQCVLRDATLQCECDHNTSGQDCQRCSRGFESRSWRPGSYLPLPKGTANTCTYLNTHRQHPYVPEHTANTCEAAETAAMTPPSDSTSSPDNTDFTLSGISTTLPGDGTTTSTGAPSTTTTIIPEITTASDKASSGGTASTGVAGDAPPTARAGADKTSPDVPPPDVPLDVPPDVPPPDVSSFDVPPDVSSFDVPPDVPPPDVPLDVPPDVPPSDVLLPDEPPSDVPPDVPSLDVPPDVSPDVPPFDVSLPDERPSDVSPDVPPPKVTSVDVAPDLPPDLASLDVPPLDTLSPNVSPEAPSSGTPDIPIDAPPPDVRPDVPSLDVPPPDVPSPNVPPDEPPSRTPDILIDAAPPDLPPPDLPSPDLPPTDVPIPDILLPDIPSEAPSSRTPDILIDVPFPDVPSEDVPPADVPPSDVPPADVPSGDVPSPDLPTPDLPPPDAPVDSLLPPSVGGGDAALETSSTTIEPSGPAGDLARVDFSFPIPGPDSGPLPAGDPGNITDDFRGSFDVPGSNSVESGLDSVSAELDAEEVGKGGMESPSPETPPPDSTRPGPDYRPGFPQAVDLSTARREGKSSGEDSAAGEPVGYSESDEKKDSKQEKTGEQKEDKVTEAEEETKKETKYGREKDKKGNEKKATQKILIPGGPKFSQLSKIAYVTFQDCECNAHSNRCSYIDFINVVTCVSCKHNTRGQSCQFCRLGHYRNTSLQLDHQDVCVECGCDLQRSVSPHCSDSGLCQCRAGATGRRCDACLPGYTWRGGVCTVNVCDEERLICQNGGTCVDLQRCICPDSFTGVFCEKRVCLKKGGCQDDSEGSSSSLTSHLYLLTLGLLCSTH
- the LOC115013273 gene encoding uncharacterized protein LOC115013273 isoform X8 translates to MPVPLPHLTTLLPLLPLFLLPAVAWCQAGGQFDLCRSLRGSEAGPGWELYPCQPPPANMKEVMQIRVDPPGITCGNPPERFCTLENPYLCSDECDASSPDLSHPPQLMGDRERGGLITYWQTVTWSRFPEPLLANITLSWNKSLEVVDDIVVTFEYGRPTSMVLEKSMDKGVTWQPYQYYADDCLEAFGMSPKRVSDLAPSNLTRVICTEQYSRWVGAKEERVVVFEVRARFGVFAGPKLINMDALYTRMETMKGLRDFFTFTNLRLRLLRPALGGTYVQRDNLLKYFYAISNIDVPARCKCNLHASQCVLRDATLQCECDHNTSGQDCQRCSRGFESRSWRPGSYLPLPKGTANTCEAAETAAMTPPSDSTSSPDNTDFTLSGISTTLPGDGTTTSTGAPSTTTTIIPEITTASDKASSGGTASTGVAGDAPPTARAGADKTSPDVPPPDVPLDVPPDVPPPDVSSFDVPPDVSSFDVPPDVPPPDVPLDVPPDVPPSDVLLPDEPPSDVPPDVPSLDVPPDVSPDVPPFDVSLPDERPSDVSPDVPPPKVTSVDVAPDLPPDLASLDVPPLDTLSPNVSPEAPSSGTPDIPIDAPPPDVRPDVPSLDVPPPDVPSPNVPPDEPPSRTPDILIDAAPPDLPPPDLPSPDLPPTDVPIPDILLPDIPSEAPSSRTPDILIDVPFPDVPSEDVPPADVPPSDVPPADVPSGDVPSPDLPTPDLPPPDAPVDSLLPPSVGGGDAALETSSTTIEPSGPAGDLARVDFSFPIPGPDSGPLPAGDPGNITDDFRGSFDVPGSNSVESGLDSVSAELDAEEVGKGGMESPSPETPPPDSTRPGPDYRPGFPQAVDLSTARREGKSSGEDSAAGEPVGYSESDEKKDSKQEKTGEQKEDKVTEAEEETKKETKYGREKDKKGNEKKATQKILIPGGPKFSQLSKIAYVTFQDCECNAHSNRCSYIDFINVVTCVSCKHNTRGQSCQFCRLGHYRNTSLQLDHQDVCVECGCDLQRSVSPHCSDSGLCQCRAGATGRRCDACLPGYTWRGGVCTVNVCDEERLICQNGGTCVDLQRCICPDSFTGVFCEKRVCLKKGGCQDDSEGSSSSLTSHLYLLTLGLLCSTH
- the LOC115013273 gene encoding uncharacterized protein LOC115013273 isoform X9 yields the protein MPVPLPHLTTLLPLLPLFLLPAVAWCQAGGQFDLCRSLRGSEAGPGWELYPCQPPPANMKEVMQIRVDPPGITCGNPPERFCTLENPYLCSDECDASSPDLSHPPQLMGDRERGGLITYWQTVTWSRFPEPLLANITLSWNKSLEVVDDIVVTFEYGRPTSMVLEKSMDKGVTWQPYQYYADDCLEAFGMSPKRVSDLAPSNLTRVICTEQYSRWVGAKEERVVVFEVRARFGVFAGPKLINMDALYTRMETMKGLRDFFTFTNLRLRLLRPALGGTYVQRDNLLKYFYAISNIDVPARCKCNLHASQCVLRDATLQCECDHNTSGQDCQRCSRGFESRSWRPGSYLPLPKGTANTCEAAETAANNTDFTLSGISTTLPGDGTTTSTGAPSTTTTIIPEITTASDKASSGGTASTGVAGDAPPTARAGADKTSPDVPPPDVPLDVPPDVPPPDVSSFDVPPDVSSFDVPPDVPPPDVPLDVPPDVPPSDVLLPDEPPSDVPPDVPSLDVPPDVSPDVPPFDVSLPDERPSDVSPDVPPPKVTSVDVAPDLPPDLASLDVPPLDTLSPNVSPEAPSSGTPDIPIDAPPPDVRPDVPSLDVPPPDVPSPNVPPDEPPSRTPDILIDAAPPDLPPPDLPSPDLPPTDVPIPDILLPDIPSEAPSSRTPDILIDVPFPDVPSEDVPPADVPPSDVPPADVPSGDVPSPDLPTPDLPPPDAPVDSLLPPSVGGGDAALETSSTTIEPSGPAGDLARVDFSFPIPGPDSGPLPAGDPGNITDDFRGSFDVPGSNSVESGLDSVSAELDAEEVGKGGMESPSPETPPPDSTRPGPDYRPGFPQAVDLSTARREGKSSGEDSAAGEPVGYSESDEKKDSKQEKTGEQKEDKVTEAEEETKKETKYGREKDKKGNEKKATQKILIPGGPKFSQLSKIAYVTFQDCECNAHSNRCSYIDFINVVTCVSCKHNTRGQSCQFCRLGHYRNTSLQLDHQDVCVECGCDLQRSVSPHCSDSGLCQCRAGATGRRCDACLPGYTWRGGVCTVNVCDEERLICQNGGTCVDLQRCICPDSFTGVFCEKRVCLKKGGCQDDSEGSSSSLTSHLYLLTLGLLCSTH